The Desulfobulbaceae bacterium sequence CCTATATGCAGCATCACACAGACTTGCCCGCCATTATCGAGAAATTTTTTAATTACTGTGATTTCTGAGTCATTGATCGGCTTGAAAGCCCCCGAGATGATCAGGGTGGAGACTCCATGGAGGGTGTTGTCGGTGAACGCTTGATCTGGAGGCGATGATTTGACTTGAAAGCCTTTAGCGGTAAAGATCTCTCCCAACTGTGAGAGGTCAAGCTCCTTGTCATTTTCCACTAAAAATTGTTGGCCGTGACTTTGGTCGAAGAGGACGACAGGCGGTGGCGCTACGCGTTTGCAGGCCCCAATCGTCAGCAATGAAGCCATGAGGCAGATGAGGCCAATTTTCTTAATGGTCGGTGACAGCTCTCTGCTTTGTGTTCTGTCGTTCATACGATTCTCCATGGTATTGAGTAGGTTGAGAACAGTCTTGAGTTTGGAAATATATTTGGCGATGCCTTGCCCTCTTCCTAACGGATGCTGAACCTTTTGGGTATCTTCGGGATGCCCCGCTAGTGCATGTTTAATGTGTCGAGGAAGGGATTGGGAAGCTGATGGTAAAGGTTGTTCCTTGGCTTGAGGTGTCGGTAACCTCGATTTTTCCTTGGTGACGTTTCATGATGCCATAACTTACCGATAGTCCTAGGCCGGTACCTTCGACTGCTGGTTTAGTGGAGAAGAATGGTTCAAAAATCGACACCAGGTCCGACTCGTCGATACCCTTTCCAGTATCCCGGATATGGAGCATGACAGCCTTTGCTGTGTATTCGGTGGTGAGCAGGATGGAGCCACCATGTTCAGGGATGGCTTCCTGGGCATTATTCAAGCAGTTCAAGATAACCTGTTTGACCTGGTCATGGACGGCATGGATTAATGGTAAGTTAGGGGAGAATTTTTTCCTGATCATAATGTGCCTTTCCCTGAAACTTTTCTTGCAGAAAAGTAACAGGTCGTTGAGCGCTTGGTGTAGATCCATTGGGGCCATGGTTCCGCTGGTGGGGCGGTTGAAATTTTGCAGGTTGCTGATCAGGTCTTTTACCCGTTGGCATTCCTGGATGGCCAATTCGAGGAGTTCTGCGTCATCCTGGGAGAAGCTTGTCGTCTTTTGAATCCCTTGCAGAAAATTGCGGATACCGATAATAGGGTTGCCGAACTCATGGGCTATTGAGGCCGCGAGTTTGCCTACGGCGCTAAGCTTTTCGGCGTGAAGCAACTGTTCGTAGGTTTTTTTCAGTTGGTATGTTCGTTCTTCGACCTTATTCTCCAGAACCGTCTGGTATTGAAGAATTTCCTGTTCCATGGTCTTGCGGCGGGTGATATCCTGCAACGTCTCTACTGCGCCGATCAAAGCTCCTGTGCGGCTTTTGATTGGCGCTGCGGTAAAGAAAAGCCATGTCTCCTTACCATTTAATTCAAAGAAATCTTCCACTTCATACGAGTCATCCACCAGTTGAGAACGATTGTATTTTCCGGCATAGAACTCATGGATTTTCTCTTCAGTAACCTGGTCTAGTATTAAGTCGGCCATGGTGGGTCGTTTCTGTGAGTAGAAGGCCTTCCAATGTTCTGATGTGCCTATGATATTTTTACTGGATATGCCGGTGAGTCGCTCAAGGGCTTTATTCCAGTGGGTAATTTTATGATGTTGATCGATAACGAAGGTAGCGATTGAGTTGCCATGGATAATTTGAGTCAGGCGATCCCGGCTTTCTTCGAGGTTCTGTTCTGCGAGTTTACGATCAGCGATCTCTTTAGCAAGAAGAGCGGTTGGCACGTTAGGGTACACTGAGGGGAGTGTCTCGTTTTCATTTCCCGTATGGAATCCTGGGGGCCTGGATGGTTCTTTTTCGCAGGTGTTGCTGATCACCAGCGACCAACCGGGAGAGTGGGCGCCGTTGTTCTGGTTGTCCATCAGGGGGGCGAAGCTGAGTAACAAGAAGTGGTGATCTGGTGTTACCAGACAGTTAATCTCATAGAGAATTTGTTCAGAGATACTGTGTTGTCTTCTGTCGAGATGATTTCGGCATACGTCTGTAAAGGGAGACGGAAGCTGCTCAAAAAAGTTACGTGTGAGGGTAAATGTTGTTGCCAGAGTTTCGGCACAAAAAGAGGTCCATGCTGGATTCACGGACAGAACATTACCCTCGTAATCGCAGCAAATCCAAGGTTCTGGTCGACAATGGATGACATTATAAGCGCTAAGGTCAGGCATAGACGTTTATCGAAGACTCGTAAAAGTAAAAAGGGTTACTAGCTTGCTAGTAACCCTTTTTACTTTTAACTGGGAATTAATACTACTGAAATCATTGTGGAACGATAAACTTGACCAAACGAGTCTTGATCGGTCCATAAACACCGATCAAGACTCGTTTGGTGTGGAAGTTACTTCTTTTGACCTGAGGTGAGGACGCCCTTCTTGCCTGCTTCGGTAAGAGATCCTTGCTTGTCGTCCTTCATCCTGCCTTTGATCTTATGAGCAATGTCGTGACATCCATCACACTTGCCACCGAATTGAGCGACCATCGCCTCGCCGTGTGGGTTGCCGTGACAGCTTTGGCAGGTCGGGATCAGGCCGTGCTTGGGATGACAGAAGGAGCAGGTCTGGTTGGTGTGCCTAGTCTTGCTCCCTATTAAGGTATTATAGACTTCGGTATGGCAGCCGCCGCACACTTCTTTTGTTTCGGTTGGAATAAAGGAGATATTCATTGGGTCATGCGGGTTGGTGTGGCAACGTAAACAGTCTTCATCTTTGAGGTTGGCACGGTGACCTTCCTGGTCGTGACACTTGAAGCAGGAAGGAATCTTGCCATGAGTGTCATGACAGGCGGCACAGGTGATCTCGGTGTTGTGCTTGGAATTAGCCTTGGTTACAGTCTGGTAGACCTGGGCATGACTCGCGTTCTTATGGCAGTTGCCACAGTATTCCTTGGGGGTATTTTCGGCGTAAGCAATGACCATGGGTTTATGCGGACCGGCATGACAGGTCAGACATACCTTCGGTTCAACTCCAACAAGGTGGTATGGTCTGCGCCCTTCCTGACTATGACAGCTCAGGCAGCTCGGGATGAATCCGTGCTTGGTGTGACAGTCGGTGCACGCCAAGTCTGTGTGCTTGCTGGGGAATTCTTTCAATTGTTGTGGCGGGCCACTGTGGCAATTTGAACACAGGTCCTGTTTAACGCTTGGCAGATTAAGTGGCGCATGGGCGTTAGAATGGCAATTACCGCATGTCTTGGTGTCCTCTTTTTCGCCATGGGGGTAGCCGTGGCAATCAACACATTTCGGTAATGCATCGGTATACTCAACCTTGCCAGGAGCATAGGTGTGGTAGACTTCGTGACAGAAGGTGCACTCTTTCTGGTGACGGTTGCCTGATGCCTTGAGGGTGTTGAAGACGGCGAAATGGCATTGGACGCATTGCTCCATGGTGAGCGGTTGTGTTGTCTTGTCAAAGAGGGCTGGACGGGGTGGTACTTGCTGGATCTTGTCGGTCAGGGTGACTTTTCCGGTTCTGGCTTGAGCTGTGGTGGCGCTCACGGCAATCAGTGCCCCGGCAAGCAGGCAGCAGATGCCAAGGTAACGACGTACAACGTGTGCTGTCTTTTTCATTTTCTCTCCCTCTTTGTTTGTGATAGCGACTATAAAAAAATACCGGGTCTTTTTTTAGATTCTAGCGCTTACGACACTAGTGATCTAGAAAGAGACCCGGAGTTAACCCCTTGGTGGTAGATTAATAGATCAAATCATGCGGGTTTCTATGGCACTTCAGGCACTCGCTGTTAAAAGTGCTCATCATTGCGTTGTCATGAGGATTTTTGTGGCAATCGCTGCAATTCGGTACTGTCGGATGTTTGGTCTTATGGCAGAAGGCACAGGTAAGTTCTCCATGTTTTGCTTTGCTATTTAAGAGCTGGCTCAAGATTGTATCATGACAGGCACCACAATTTTTAGAAGGAGTTTCGTCTGCATATTGGATATTGAGCGGACTGTGTGGTTGGTGACAGGCCAGGCAGTCTTCATAAACCATGAAATCTGCATGAGGGGTATGGCACTCGAGGCATTTCTTGATCTGCTTATGTTTGGTTGGATGGCAGAAGGTGCAGTTCAAGGCGGTGTGTTTGCTCGGGAACTTAGCCAATTCTTCACCCTTTTCGGGATGACAGGTCTTGCACCCGGCGCTGATCGGCGGCACGTCATCCACTGTGACGTCCAGAGGTGTGTGAGGATTACGATGACACTCCAGGCAGTTTGGCAGTTTGAAATGCTCTTGGGTGTCAGGAGCGTGGCACATGGAACATTGAGGGATGGTTTTGGTTCCAAGAGGGAGATGCTCAAGGTGGCAATCGAGACAGCCAATTTCGGTCTGATGCTTGCCGCCATTACGCTTAATGTCTGCGGGCTGTGTGTCGTGGCACTTGCTGCAATCAGTGTTTTGGAGTTCAGTCTGCACCTGGGCTTCAATCAGAGCTTTTTCTTCAGCACTGACAGTCTTGGCAGGTTCTGCTTGTGCCGTGGTAGGCGGTAAGGGGGCCGGGGCAGGTTGTGTTTGAGCGCATCCCCAGATGGCAAATGATAGGCTGGCAATGACTGCCGCCCTGCGAATGATTGCTGAAGACATACGTTTTCCCGACATTCCTCTCTCCTATGCGTTCTGCGTTGGATGTGGCGTGTTTGCCTAACTTGCTGCCAAATATCATTGTGGGCTGTTTGGCCAGGTTTTTGTGACAGTTGCCCGTGGCCTTACCCTGAGACGTTGATTTGGACTTTTTCGACACGACATTAAACTTATCTTAAGCGTCAGAGTTATCAATCCTCAGTCGCTAATAGATAATAATCCCGATTGAAACGTAAAAAAGCCAATAACAGCAAGTAAAAATTTGATTTTCTCTAACACACAAAGCCGGCTATCGCAAGTGAAAAAACTAGGGTTTGCCAGCTAATTTTAGACCTTACCGGTAAGTCGCGCTATTGTCGTTGAAAATGTTTCAAAATCAATTGGTTTTTGAAGAAAGTTTAGTTGCTCATTCCTGATCATATCATCACTAAGGATATGACCGGTATCGCCACTGACAAAAAGAACAGGTGTTAATTTATTGTTTTTTCTTATTATGTCGTACACTTCTCTTCCGTTGCGGTGCGGCATGATAACATCAAGGATCACAAGGTCAATAGAATCCTGGCTGTCAAGAAAAGAGCGTATCGCGGTTTTACCGTTTTCAGCAAGCAAAACTTGATATCCTAAATGTTCAAGATAGATTTGAAGGGCGCTACGGATCAATTCATCATCATCGGCAACAAGGACGGTCTTACTGTGTGATGGTAGCTTTGCGGCAGCCATTGGGAGAGGGGTGTTTTCTTTGTCTGGTGGAGAAGAGAGTGGTGGTGTATCCGACAAGTCTTGATGGGGAGAGTCGGAAAGGAAGTGATGCCCGTTGGTTTTCATAAAGATAGAAAAAGTGGTCCCTTGGTTGACTGTGCTTTCTACGTTCATGAACGCTTTGTGCTGCTTTACGATGTTGAAAATAATCGATAACCCAAGCCCGGTGCCTTTTGAAGAGCTTTTTGTTGTGAAAAAAGGTTCGCATATTTTTTTTATGTTTTCCGGTTTAATGCCGTGGCCGGAATCTTTGACCTCGAGAACCATGTAGTGGTCCTGAGGGACAGTTTCCAGCGAACCTTCAAATGGTGTGTTGAGCAGCAGGTTGCGAGTGCTGATAGTGATATCCCCGCCACCCGGCATGGCATCGCGGGCATTGGTGCAAAGATTGATCAGTATCTGTTCGAGCTGATGGGGATCAGCCGTTATCTCAAGGTCATCTTCAGTAAGGTTGAAGGTGTAATGGAAGCTTTCGTCGACCAGGCTTTTGAGGATGTCTGAGATGTCGGTGATAATCTTTCTGAGGCTAGTTTTCTTGGTTTCTATGAGCTGATTTTTACCAAAAGACAACAAGTTAGAGGTGAGATTCTTGCCAAGCTTGGTAGCAATCTTAATGTACTTGATGTACTCTTCGGCATCTTTATTGGTATCTTTTATCTCTTCTCGTAATAGATGTGCGAAGGTATTGATGGAACCCAGGACATTGTTGAAATCATGGGCGATCCCTCCGGCGAATTGGCCCAAGCATTCAAGTTGTTTGGATTGGGCTAACTGTTTTTCCAGTTTCTTTTGCTCAGTTACATCAACGCAACTGCCTCGACGGCCGAGATATTCTCCGTCGGCATAAATGGGGGTGACAGTGTGTGTGACCCATCGTTCCTGGCCGTTTTTGGTGGTGATCCGTAAAGGGGGGGTGGTGAAACTATGGCTGTCATCGTTAGTTATCAATAGCCGGTAGGCATAGCGATCCTCTGGGTAAATCATTAATTCAAGCATTTCGGGATTGGAGATGAGTTCATTGGGGGTGTATCCGGTTAGTTCCTGGCAGGAGGGGGAAATAAAGATGAGTCTTTGATCTTTGCCGAGCCAGTATTCGATGTTGTACGCAAA is a genomic window containing:
- a CDS encoding PAS domain S-box protein, producing MPDLSAYNVIHCRPEPWICCDYEGNVLSVNPAWTSFCAETLATTFTLTRNFFEQLPSPFTDVCRNHLDRRQHSISEQILYEINCLVTPDHHFLLLSFAPLMDNQNNGAHSPGWSLVISNTCEKEPSRPPGFHTGNENETLPSVYPNVPTALLAKEIADRKLAEQNLEESRDRLTQIIHGNSIATFVIDQHHKITHWNKALERLTGISSKNIIGTSEHWKAFYSQKRPTMADLILDQVTEEKIHEFYAGKYNRSQLVDDSYEVEDFFELNGKETWLFFTAAPIKSRTGALIGAVETLQDITRRKTMEQEILQYQTVLENKVEERTYQLKKTYEQLLHAEKLSAVGKLAASIAHEFGNPIIGIRNFLQGIQKTTSFSQDDAELLELAIQECQRVKDLISNLQNFNRPTSGTMAPMDLHQALNDLLLFCKKSFRERHIMIRKKFSPNLPLIHAVHDQVKQVILNCLNNAQEAIPEHGGSILLTTEYTAKAVMLHIRDTGKGIDESDLVSIFEPFFSTKPAVEGTGLGLSVSYGIMKRHQGKIEVTDTSSQGTTFTISFPIPSSTH
- a CDS encoding cytochrome C, encoding MSSAIIRRAAVIASLSFAIWGCAQTQPAPAPLPPTTAQAEPAKTVSAEEKALIEAQVQTELQNTDCSKCHDTQPADIKRNGGKHQTEIGCLDCHLEHLPLGTKTIPQCSMCHAPDTQEHFKLPNCLECHRNPHTPLDVTVDDVPPISAGCKTCHPEKGEELAKFPSKHTALNCTFCHPTKHKQIKKCLECHTPHADFMVYEDCLACHQPHSPLNIQYADETPSKNCGACHDTILSQLLNSKAKHGELTCAFCHKTKHPTVPNCSDCHKNPHDNAMMSTFNSECLKCHRNPHDLIY
- a CDS encoding response regulator, with protein sequence MHVATTIRNFLAKNYLISLLVLWSTLISASVTSNLYQNHRDTVAKAKIEARTIFRHNIAYRKWSTMHGGIYTKITEKNKDNPHLLYNIAGQQNEVAFEIIDPSQVTRQAYEVLHNQAPNLAAISHTVSLDHQRTADPYDQPDEWEANGLRTLEAGELEETSTITTINNAPYLRLLMPYIVDRGCFTCHGHEFTIGNVRGGMSVAVPMQPYYETAVQTERTTIITHILLWFLGCVAIIKFSNAFKRYRSTIMESEKKFRIVSEFAYNIEYWLGKDQRLIFISPSCQELTGYTPNELISNPEMLELMIYPEDRYAYRLLITNDDSHSFTTPPLRITTKNGQERWVTHTVTPIYADGEYLGRRGSCVDVTEQKKLEKQLAQSKQLECLGQFAGGIAHDFNNVLGSINTFAHLLREEIKDTNKDAEEYIKYIKIATKLGKNLTSNLLSFGKNQLIETKKTSLRKIITDISDILKSLVDESFHYTFNLTEDDLEITADPHQLEQILINLCTNARDAMPGGGDITISTRNLLLNTPFEGSLETVPQDHYMVLEVKDSGHGIKPENIKKICEPFFTTKSSSKGTGLGLSIIFNIVKQHKAFMNVESTVNQGTTFSIFMKTNGHHFLSDSPHQDLSDTPPLSSPPDKENTPLPMAAAKLPSHSKTVLVADDDELIRSALQIYLEHLGYQVLLAENGKTAIRSFLDSQDSIDLVILDVIMPHRNGREVYDIIRKNNKLTPVLFVSGDTGHILSDDMIRNEQLNFLQKPIDFETFSTTIARLTGKV